From Nitrospirota bacterium, a single genomic window includes:
- a CDS encoding PilZ domain-containing protein, whose product MKERRKSKRITDGFEGELLCCDSSYPGMILNLSEHGLHFVTATVKHVKDFTKETIVEIFLRMPSSKPINLVCRVIWFSDKATNHGETFTLGLELINPPQQYTEFAVSLK is encoded by the coding sequence ATGAAAGAACGAAGAAAGAGCAAAAGAATAACTGACGGATTTGAAGGTGAACTCCTGTGCTGCGACAGCAGCTACCCCGGGATGATCCTTAACCTTTCAGAACACGGTCTTCACTTTGTAACCGCTACGGTCAAACACGTCAAGGACTTTACCAAAGAGACCATTGTGGAGATATTCCTCAGGATGCCTTCATCAAAGCCCATCAACCTGGTCTGCAGGGTAATATGGTTCAGCGATAAGGCAACTAATCATGGAGAAACATTCACACTTGGACTGGAACTGATCAACCCGCCTCAGCAATACACAGAGTTTGCAGTATCGCTAAAATAG